The Argentina anserina chromosome 3, drPotAnse1.1, whole genome shotgun sequence genome includes a region encoding these proteins:
- the LOC126788123 gene encoding fe(2+) transport protein 1-like, whose protein sequence is MATTTSLSKVLLPIFLIILVSALIPQAHSESESEECGSETANVCVNKTKALPLKIIAIASILVTSMIGVSLPLLTRSVPALHPDGNIFVVVKCFAGGIILGTGFMHVLPDSFETLSSICLPDKPWHKFPFSGFFAMLSAIVTMMVDSMGTSIYSRRSKAGVNPDTDGVTATDGDQELAVAAGGHGHFHSQNHQVVKGSGEGESQLTRFRVVAMVLELGIIVHSVVIGLSLGATNNTCTIKGLVAALCFHQMFEGMGLGGCILQARYKFMKNAVMVFFFSATTPFGILLGMAISNTYKENSPKALATVGLLDACSAGLLIYMALVDLLSVDFMGPKLQRSIKLQIKSYMATILGAGCMSLLAKWA, encoded by the exons ATGGCCACTACTACTTCACTCTCCAAAGTACTCCTCCCAATCTTCCTCATAATCCTCGTCTCCGCACTCATTCCCCAAGCTCATTCGGAATCCGAGAGTGAAGAATGCGGGTCTGAAACTGCCAACGTCTGCGTCAACAAGACAAAAGCTCTGCCCCTGAAAATCATAGCCATTGCCTCAATCTTGGTCACCAGCATGATCGGTGTGTCCTTGCCGCTCCTCACCCGCTCAGTACCTGCCTTGCATCCCGATGGAAACATATTCGTGGTCGTCAAGTGCTTTGCCGGTGGCATTATTCTCGGCACGGGGTTCATGCACGTTTTGCCAGACTCTTTCGAGACATTGTCATCGATTTGTTTGCCTGATAAGCCCTGGCATAAGTTCCCCTTCTCTGGATTTTTCGCTATGTTGTCTGCTATTGTGACTATGATGGTCGACTCCATGGGTACTAGCATATACAGCAGGAGATCTAAAGCCGGAGTTAACCCCGATACTGATGGTGTTACAGCCACTGATGGAGACCAAGAGCTAGCTGTGGCGGCCGGGGGACATGGacactttcattcacaaaATCATCAAGTCGTCAAGGGATCAGGAGAAGGCGAGTCACAGTTGACACGCTTTCGCGTTGTTGCCATG GTGTTGGAACTGGGAATTATTGTTCACTCAGTTGTTATCGGGCTTTCTCTTGGTGCTACAAACAACACTTGCACCATCAAAGGTCTTGTAGCTGCCCTTTGCTTCCATCAGATGTTCGAAGGCATGGGCCTTGGTGGTTGCATTCTACAG GCTCGGTATAAATTCATGAAGAACGCAGTAATGGTGTTCTTCTTCTCAGCAACAACCCCATTCGGAATATTACTGGGAATGGCCATTTCAAACACGTACAAAGAAAACAGTCCAAAGGCATTAGCTACAGTAGGACTGCTGGATGCATGTTCAGCTGGGCTCCTCATCTACATGGCTTTGGTTGATCTTCTCTCCgttgatttcatgggtccaAAGTTGCAACGCAGCATTAAGCTTCAGATCAAGTCTTACATGGCAACAATTTTGGGTGCTGGTTGCATGTCTCTGTTGGCAAAGTGGGCTTAA